The Paenibacillus uliginis N3/975 genome has a window encoding:
- a CDS encoding ABC transporter permease — MTIKSMVSLYGMLIRTSIKSRMQYKFNFILASFLAALIQISEFLMVAIVLHKFGAIQGWSMYEVGYLFAVMTLSKTLYRTFADEVHHLEKYLVTGELDQLLTRPMPVLLALMPQNFRIMLGEVLQGGFLLAWSLGGMIGRGQTGWTAVPQTLFIICTGAVILFSIGLATATCGFWTTRISELQTITEDAAGTAVRYPLSLYPKWMSTILLVIVPVGFVNYVPSLYILRGELGPWVFIATAAAAGICLALSLRFWKFGITKYQSAGS, encoded by the coding sequence ATGACGATAAAATCAATGGTTTCCTTATACGGTATGCTGATCCGTACGAGTATTAAGAGTCGTATGCAGTACAAGTTCAACTTTATTCTCGCCTCATTTCTGGCCGCACTCATTCAAATTTCCGAATTTCTGATGGTAGCCATCGTGCTGCATAAATTCGGTGCTATTCAAGGCTGGTCCATGTATGAAGTTGGCTATTTGTTTGCGGTGATGACTCTGTCCAAGACGCTGTACCGGACCTTTGCAGATGAAGTGCATCATCTCGAAAAATATCTCGTTACCGGCGAGCTCGACCAACTCCTGACTCGGCCGATGCCGGTGTTACTAGCACTGATGCCGCAAAATTTCCGCATTATGCTCGGTGAAGTTCTTCAAGGTGGTTTTTTGCTGGCGTGGTCCCTTGGCGGCATGATTGGCCGCGGACAGACGGGCTGGACCGCGGTCCCGCAAACCTTGTTTATTATTTGCACGGGTGCGGTGATCCTGTTCTCGATCGGGCTTGCGACCGCAACATGCGGCTTTTGGACGACTCGGATCAGCGAACTGCAGACCATTACGGAGGATGCCGCAGGCACGGCCGTCCGCTATCCACTGAGTCTGTACCCGAAATGGATGTCAACCATTCTGCTCGTCATAGTCCCGGTCGGGTTCGTTAACTATGTTCCATCCCTTTACATATTACGCGGTGAGCTCGGACCCTGGGTGTTTATCGCCACGGCTGCAGCCGCGGGGATTTGTCTGGCCTTAAGTTTAAGATTTTGGAAATTCGGCATTACCAAATACCAAAGTGCGGGAAGCTAA
- a CDS encoding ABC transporter permease, which produces MLYFTLASKAYARNLQYRGAHMIHNIASAMFGFMYACIWIGLGADYTLGEYGTQGMVSYIAFTQSALWISSFVTNGLGIPQSVRTGHISLDLMRPVHLFSHLMAREWGQIAYQFVYKSIPIYVVYYFAFSLSLPEQAISLFYAAIALAGAAYLSICINYLIGASALWTTESSWLYWGNHAMINLLAGFFIPIEWLPDWLERIAWLSPYPYLLYVPTRFYLGLGSVSALWGTLFWCLLLTLACLLITGFLRRKVEVQGG; this is translated from the coding sequence ATGCTTTATTTCACGCTGGCTTCCAAAGCCTATGCCCGGAATTTGCAATACCGGGGCGCGCACATGATCCACAACATTGCGAGCGCTATGTTTGGTTTCATGTACGCCTGTATCTGGATCGGTCTCGGAGCAGACTATACGCTTGGAGAGTATGGAACGCAGGGAATGGTGAGTTACATCGCTTTCACCCAATCTGCGCTGTGGATCTCCAGTTTCGTCACGAATGGTCTCGGCATCCCTCAATCCGTCAGGACTGGTCACATCTCACTAGACCTGATGCGTCCTGTACACTTGTTCAGTCATTTGATGGCCAGAGAGTGGGGGCAGATTGCCTATCAGTTCGTGTACAAGTCCATTCCGATCTATGTGGTGTATTACTTCGCTTTTTCACTTTCTCTCCCGGAACAAGCCATTTCCCTTTTTTACGCAGCCATTGCTTTGGCTGGAGCCGCCTATCTGTCCATTTGCATTAATTATCTGATCGGCGCGTCCGCTTTGTGGACAACGGAATCTTCATGGCTATATTGGGGTAATCATGCCATGATCAACCTGCTCGCGGGCTTTTTCATTCCGATTGAATGGCTGCCGGATTGGCTGGAACGTATCGCCTGGCTGTCGCCGTATCCTTACCTGCTGTATGTCCCAACACGATTCTATCTCGGTTTAGGTAGCGTTTCCGCCTTATGGGGAACGTTGTTTTGGTGTCTGCTGCTGACGCTTGCCTGCTTGCTGATAACCGGGTTTTTACGTCGAAAGGTGGAGGTGCAGGGGGGATGA
- a CDS encoding ABC transporter ATP-binding protein, with translation MGETTIVANDGIDFEIEKGEFAIIVGPSGAGKSTVLNILGGMDTADEGQVLVDGTDIARFNSKELTGYRRTDVGFVFQFYNLVPNLTTKENVELASQISPRALDAEQVLRDVGLGERLNNFPAQLSGGEQQRVAIARALAKQPKLLLCDEPTGALDYNTGKQVLKLLQDTCRNTGTTVIVITHNSAIAPMADRVIEINNAKVRKIVQNPNPVSVDLIEW, from the coding sequence ATGGGGGAGACCACCATTGTAGCAAATGACGGGATTGATTTTGAGATTGAAAAAGGTGAGTTCGCAATTATTGTAGGTCCCAGCGGCGCGGGCAAATCTACAGTACTGAATATATTGGGAGGCATGGATACAGCAGATGAAGGGCAGGTTCTTGTGGACGGTACAGACATAGCCCGATTTAACAGCAAAGAGCTTACTGGATACCGCCGAACGGATGTTGGATTTGTGTTTCAGTTTTACAATTTGGTGCCGAACCTTACGACAAAAGAAAATGTTGAACTCGCTTCTCAGATTTCCCCACGTGCTTTAGATGCGGAGCAGGTACTAAGAGATGTCGGGCTGGGGGAGCGGCTGAACAATTTTCCGGCACAACTCTCCGGTGGAGAACAGCAGCGAGTGGCGATCGCAAGAGCACTTGCCAAGCAGCCGAAGCTGCTCTTGTGCGATGAGCCGACTGGAGCACTGGACTATAACACAGGTAAGCAGGTACTGAAGCTGCTACAGGATACATGCCGTAATACCGGAACGACAGTTATCGTTATTACCCATAACTCGGCAATCGCGCCTATGGCTGACCGGGTCATTGAGATCAACAATGCAAAGGTCCGGAAAATCGTGCAGAACCCGAATCCGGTCTCAGTCGATCTCATCGAGTGGTAA
- a CDS encoding ABC transporter ATP-binding protein, with product MGIVFSFLKKYRVAAIAALAMMLMELSLELVQPLIISKIIDDGIQQENLSVVWMWGGILTFSALIAFGAGIASSFFAAHTSQGLGYDMRDRLYDKVQSFSYSVFNRFSTSSLITRLTGDVTQIQDTVFMGLRFMTRVPLVVTGSIIMALVVNVRLGLWLVLTVPALFIFIAWVMKKAAVSFRNVQQRLDAVNGVIQENLTGIRLIRVFVRMGHEIKRFANSSERLMKGTVSTLRMTERTMPFILIVMNAAIMAVLWFGRKDIISGSASIGEVVAVLNYTLRCIGAMSALSGLVMVLSRARASAQRVQEVLDTENDAYENQMSGPEAGKVGAKPVQGSVKFDNVSFSYPGSDIAVLTDISFQARPGERIAIMGATGSGKSSVVQLIPRLYEEDSGAVYIDGGKASELDPDRLRRSIGYVPQEVLLFSGTVRDNIAWGREEASMDEIVDAAKRAQIHETIERLSKGYETMLGQRGVNLSGGQKQRLSIARALVRKPAILILDDSTSALDVRTEGALLDALKDLSCTTFLITQKISSTTSADLILLLDDGRLIAQGNHEALMTDSSLYRRIYESQYGEEAQHVQNIH from the coding sequence ATGGGTATAGTCTTTTCCTTTTTAAAGAAGTACCGGGTTGCCGCAATAGCGGCTCTCGCGATGATGCTTATGGAACTTTCGCTGGAATTGGTCCAGCCGCTCATCATCTCCAAGATAATTGATGACGGCATACAGCAAGAGAATTTGTCGGTTGTATGGATGTGGGGAGGCATACTGACGTTTAGTGCGCTGATCGCGTTCGGGGCCGGAATTGCGAGCTCTTTCTTCGCCGCACATACGAGCCAGGGGCTCGGATACGATATGCGGGACAGGCTGTATGATAAGGTGCAGTCGTTTTCATATTCGGTGTTTAACCGTTTTTCGACCTCGTCGCTGATAACACGGTTGACTGGTGATGTTACGCAAATCCAGGATACAGTGTTTATGGGGCTGCGGTTTATGACCCGGGTGCCGCTTGTGGTGACTGGAAGCATTATTATGGCGCTTGTAGTCAACGTCCGTTTGGGATTGTGGCTTGTGCTGACGGTACCCGCGTTGTTTATTTTTATCGCCTGGGTTATGAAAAAAGCGGCCGTCTCTTTTCGCAATGTACAACAGCGTCTTGATGCGGTGAACGGCGTTATTCAGGAAAATTTGACGGGAATCCGGCTCATTCGCGTTTTTGTCCGGATGGGACACGAGATCAAGCGCTTTGCTAATTCCTCGGAGCGTCTAATGAAAGGGACGGTATCCACGCTGCGGATGACAGAGCGGACGATGCCTTTTATACTGATCGTCATGAATGCGGCGATTATGGCGGTATTGTGGTTTGGTCGAAAAGATATCATCTCCGGCAGTGCTTCAATTGGCGAAGTGGTAGCCGTACTGAACTATACTTTGCGTTGTATAGGTGCCATGTCGGCTTTATCCGGTCTAGTCATGGTGCTGTCACGAGCCCGTGCGTCGGCGCAGCGTGTACAGGAGGTCTTGGATACGGAGAATGATGCCTATGAGAACCAGATGTCTGGACCAGAGGCGGGAAAGGTAGGAGCAAAGCCTGTTCAAGGCTCGGTAAAATTCGATAACGTCAGCTTCAGCTACCCGGGCAGTGATATCGCGGTGCTTACGGACATATCGTTCCAAGCTCGCCCCGGTGAGCGAATCGCAATTATGGGCGCGACTGGCTCTGGAAAATCTTCGGTCGTTCAGTTGATTCCGCGATTATACGAGGAAGATTCCGGAGCTGTCTACATAGACGGAGGGAAGGCCAGTGAGCTGGATCCTGACCGGCTCCGGAGAAGTATCGGCTACGTTCCGCAGGAAGTGCTGCTGTTCTCGGGAACGGTAAGGGACAACATCGCTTGGGGCAGAGAAGAAGCGAGCATGGATGAAATTGTAGACGCTGCCAAAAGAGCACAAATTCATGAGACGATTGAACGTCTTTCGAAAGGGTATGAAACGATGCTTGGCCAGCGGGGCGTGAATTTGTCCGGAGGCCAAAAGCAGCGCTTGTCGATTGCGCGGGCACTCGTGCGCAAGCCTGCCATTTTGATTCTCGATGACAGTACAAGCGCTTTGGATGTGCGGACGGAAGGAGCCCTTTTGGACGCATTAAAAGATCTTTCATGCACGACGTTCCTCATAACACAGAAGATCAGTTCTACCACATCAGCGGACCTGATTTTGCTGCTGGATGACGGACGTTTAATTGCACAAGGAAATCATGAAGCGCTGATGACAGACTCCTCGCTGTATCGCCGTATTTATGAGTCTCAATACGGGGAGGAGGCACAACATGTTCAAAACATTCACTGA
- a CDS encoding ABC transporter permease has product MKKRALWSDIFREIWRTKARFLSIFAIIILGVGFFAGIKATGPDMLNTAEHYYKELRLMDLKVQSTYGLREKDIATLEKVPDVSKVQPGYSADVFLDDSGLIAKVFSYQQDNHLNRYKVMSGRLPQSSGEIALDDNGKLGSLYKLGDTITFTNPDPEADLKEMFGKVSYRVVGTVRSPMFIGSMGRGSSSIGKGTADVFAVVPEEDFNLSVYTEAYIDFKDTAALAPYTPEYDDRIEKHKEQIEQALKGQPEERLKGIRDEGQEKLDEAQLKIDDAKQQLADAQQELADAKAELDDGRRSYQEGVDKLQSELASGQAKLDSAAREIEKGKADLERNRKRIADGQTQIKSGQAKLDAQKKTSEPQLAQGQELVKSLKQIAKLPPDSIAAEQKQQLIAASGAADTRLGQAVTGYLNGAVDATTLNGATASFEQGLNQGAQKLRSAQQELDTRKKQLEEGQAQLRAGERELTEGEAELRQGQSKLAVARKQGEEKLASAKAELDQGQADYDKGLATYEEEKQKADRKIADGQNDLAEGQKELDELELPKTYVLDRSINPGYTEYSDNADRLASIATAFPVFFFLIAALVSLTTMTRMVEEQRLQIGTLKALGYNNRDIMKKFLVYATLASVTATAAGLAIGYTLFPNIIFNAYGALYNLPSIRTSFYTSYSVISVVVALLCTTLTGLIAARVELRSNASVLMRPRAPKSGQRILLERIGFIWNRLGFTGKVTARNLFRYKQRMFMTVCGVAGCTALILTGFGLKDSIGDIAPLQFGKIMKYNTMVAFQDDSSEQLKQEYNKLIDNTPELTGVLNVMQDAMTVSAKGVNNQDVTLFVPESPDKLYDFVTLKKRESDKSVPLTDLGAVVTEKLARLYDVKIGDMLTIQNNNNDPFEVKIAGITENYAMHYLYMTPAYYESLFGKDPEVNTQLLTYKDTSSEWEDAFGEKLTANKRVGMVSFTSGVSSAFEDTMDSMNVVVVVLIISAAALAFVVLYNLTNINVSERIRELSTIKVLGFYDKEVTMYIYRENMILTVLGIIAGNFLGIWLHGFVLQTAEVDAMMFSKTIEWMSYGYAAALTLLFSGIVMLSMHYKLKHIDMIEALKSVE; this is encoded by the coding sequence TTGAAAAAAAGAGCATTATGGAGCGATATTTTCCGGGAAATATGGCGGACCAAGGCGCGGTTTCTGTCCATTTTTGCCATTATCATACTTGGTGTCGGTTTTTTCGCAGGAATTAAAGCTACTGGCCCCGACATGTTGAATACTGCAGAACATTATTATAAAGAGCTTCGATTGATGGATTTGAAGGTGCAATCTACATATGGCCTGAGGGAAAAGGATATTGCTACCCTTGAAAAGGTCCCTGATGTTTCGAAGGTGCAGCCTGGTTACAGCGCGGATGTTTTTTTAGATGACAGCGGACTTATTGCAAAAGTATTCTCCTACCAGCAAGACAATCATCTTAATCGGTATAAAGTAATGTCAGGCAGATTGCCACAGTCATCCGGTGAAATTGCCCTTGATGATAACGGTAAGTTGGGAAGCCTTTATAAGCTGGGGGATACGATTACCTTTACGAATCCGGACCCTGAGGCGGATCTGAAGGAGATGTTCGGTAAGGTGAGTTATAGGGTAGTCGGAACCGTCAGAAGTCCCATGTTCATAGGGAGTATGGGGCGTGGGAGCAGCAGCATTGGGAAGGGTACGGCTGATGTATTCGCAGTTGTCCCTGAAGAAGATTTCAATCTGTCTGTGTATACCGAGGCTTATATAGACTTTAAGGATACGGCAGCTCTTGCACCCTATACCCCTGAATATGATGATCGTATCGAGAAGCATAAAGAGCAAATTGAGCAGGCGCTTAAGGGACAGCCTGAGGAGCGTTTGAAGGGAATTCGGGATGAGGGGCAGGAGAAGCTGGATGAAGCCCAGCTGAAAATCGATGATGCCAAGCAGCAGCTCGCTGATGCTCAGCAGGAGCTTGCTGATGCCAAAGCTGAACTGGATGATGGACGCCGAAGCTATCAGGAAGGCGTAGATAAGCTGCAATCGGAGCTGGCGAGCGGACAAGCGAAGCTGGATTCGGCGGCTAGAGAAATCGAAAAAGGCAAGGCAGATTTGGAGCGTAACCGAAAGCGTATCGCCGACGGCCAAACTCAGATCAAGTCAGGCCAAGCCAAGTTAGATGCCCAAAAGAAAACATCCGAGCCTCAGCTGGCACAAGGGCAAGAGCTGGTTAAATCACTGAAGCAGATTGCGAAGCTCCCGCCCGATTCGATAGCTGCGGAACAGAAGCAGCAGCTTATTGCCGCTTCGGGAGCGGCGGATACGAGGCTAGGGCAGGCTGTCACCGGATATTTGAACGGTGCGGTGGATGCCACAACATTAAACGGTGCGACCGCCTCTTTTGAGCAGGGACTGAATCAGGGGGCTCAGAAGCTTCGATCCGCCCAGCAGGAGCTGGACACCCGGAAGAAACAGCTGGAAGAAGGACAGGCTCAACTTCGTGCCGGTGAACGTGAACTGACGGAAGGGGAGGCCGAACTTAGACAGGGCCAATCGAAGCTTGCAGTGGCAAGGAAGCAGGGAGAAGAGAAGCTGGCTTCAGCTAAGGCGGAGCTGGATCAAGGGCAAGCCGATTATGATAAAGGACTTGCTACTTATGAGGAAGAGAAGCAGAAGGCCGACCGAAAAATCGCTGACGGGCAAAATGATTTGGCCGAGGGACAAAAGGAGCTGGATGAACTCGAGCTTCCTAAGACATATGTGCTTGACCGCAGCATCAATCCGGGATACACCGAGTATAGTGATAACGCGGACCGTCTGGCGTCTATCGCAACCGCATTTCCTGTATTCTTTTTCCTGATTGCAGCATTGGTCAGTCTGACAACGATGACACGTATGGTGGAGGAGCAGCGGCTGCAGATTGGAACACTGAAAGCGCTCGGATATAACAACAGAGATATTATGAAAAAATTTCTGGTGTACGCCACACTGGCTAGTGTTACGGCAACCGCCGCTGGATTGGCTATAGGGTATACTCTCTTTCCGAATATTATCTTTAACGCTTACGGCGCTTTATACAACTTGCCGAGTATACGGACAAGCTTCTATACGAGCTACAGTGTTATATCGGTTGTCGTTGCACTGCTATGCACAACGTTGACCGGGCTTATTGCGGCAAGAGTCGAGCTTCGGAGCAATGCCTCCGTACTCATGCGGCCGAGAGCGCCGAAGAGTGGGCAGCGTATACTGCTGGAACGGATAGGTTTTATATGGAATCGCCTTGGATTTACAGGAAAAGTTACAGCACGCAACCTGTTCCGTTATAAACAGCGTATGTTTATGACCGTATGCGGTGTGGCAGGCTGTACCGCACTTATCCTGACAGGTTTTGGCTTGAAGGATTCGATTGGGGATATTGCGCCGCTGCAGTTCGGCAAAATTATGAAATATAATACGATGGTCGCGTTTCAGGATGACAGCAGCGAGCAGTTGAAGCAGGAGTATAACAAGCTGATTGATAATACGCCGGAACTAACAGGTGTGTTAAATGTAATGCAAGACGCGATGACAGTTTCGGCTAAGGGTGTCAACAATCAGGATGTAACACTGTTTGTTCCAGAATCACCGGATAAGCTTTACGATTTTGTGACGCTGAAGAAGAGGGAATCGGATAAAAGTGTGCCGCTGACTGATCTAGGGGCTGTAGTTACAGAAAAGCTGGCCAGACTTTACGATGTGAAAATCGGAGATATGCTGACCATCCAAAACAACAACAATGATCCATTTGAGGTTAAGATAGCAGGTATAACGGAGAACTATGCTATGCACTATCTGTATATGACGCCTGCATACTATGAATCGCTCTTTGGTAAAGATCCGGAAGTAAACACACAGCTGTTGACATACAAGGATACCAGTTCGGAGTGGGAGGATGCTTTTGGCGAAAAGCTGACCGCAAATAAACGGGTTGGCATGGTGAGTTTTACGAGCGGAGTAAGCAGCGCTTTTGAAGACACTATGGATAGTATGAATGTTGTTGTAGTCGTGCTTATCATATCTGCAGCAGCTTTGGCTTTTGTTGTACTGTACAACCTGACCAACATTAATGTGTCGGAGCGGATTCGAGAGCTGTCCACCATTAAAGTGCTGGGCTTTTATGATAAGGAAGTTACCATGTACATCTACCGGGAGAATATGATTCTGACCGTGCTCGGCATAATCGCAGGCAATTTCCTCGGGATATGGCTTCACGGGTTCGTGCTGCAAACAGCTGAGGTGGATGCTATGATGTTCAGTAAGACCATCGAGTGGATGAGTTACGGCTATGCTGCCGCGTTGACTCTGTTGTTCTCGGGTATCGTAATGCTGTCCATGCATTACAAGCTGAAACACATCGATATGATTGAAGCGTTGAAATCGGTGGAGTAG
- a CDS encoding MurR/RpiR family transcriptional regulator: MSSQVPAVIAKIVSQTQKLTYGENQIANFVIHNPEFITRNTITAIANEIGVSETSINRFCKKVGFKGFNDFKIAFAQDAFYRDMQAKKKERREINAIDALALDYNELIVNTSALITEEQLNRVVELLKGARRIFLVGLFDSFLAAIALKNRLAIIGIMSEAISDSRAMKIAASQCSSEDVMIAFSRSGSTKEIIDAVSIAQVNQAKTIAITCYDSSPITENAVVDIIVPDKISVSNSALMSNHITFLFVVDLIMNIFISSDKKYLKKKLDSEAILASDQSITNYFL; encoded by the coding sequence ATGTCTTCACAGGTTCCGGCTGTCATAGCAAAAATAGTATCGCAAACGCAAAAATTAACATACGGGGAAAATCAGATTGCTAATTTTGTTATCCACAATCCCGAATTTATTACACGCAACACCATTACCGCCATCGCTAATGAGATCGGTGTATCAGAGACAAGCATCAACCGCTTTTGTAAAAAGGTTGGGTTCAAGGGGTTTAACGATTTCAAAATTGCTTTTGCCCAGGATGCGTTCTACCGGGATATGCAGGCGAAGAAAAAAGAGAGACGGGAGATCAACGCAATTGATGCCCTGGCTCTGGACTATAATGAACTGATCGTAAACACCTCGGCGCTCATTACGGAAGAACAGCTGAACCGGGTGGTTGAGCTGCTGAAAGGTGCACGGAGGATTTTTTTGGTCGGCCTGTTCGATTCCTTTCTGGCGGCGATCGCTTTAAAGAACCGGTTGGCGATTATCGGTATTATGTCCGAAGCGATCAGTGATAGCCGTGCGATGAAGATTGCCGCTTCCCAGTGCAGTTCGGAAGATGTGATGATTGCGTTCTCACGTTCAGGATCAACGAAGGAGATTATCGACGCGGTATCTATCGCGCAGGTCAATCAGGCCAAGACGATTGCAATTACCTGTTACGATTCATCGCCGATTACGGAGAATGCCGTCGTCGACATTATCGTGCCGGATAAGATCTCAGTCAGCAACAGTGCGCTGATGTCCAACCATATCACGTTCCTGTTCGTTGTGGATCTGATCATGAATATATTCATTTCCTCGGACAAGAAATATTTGAAGAAAAAGCTGGATAGCGAGGCCATTCTGGCGAGCGACCAATCGATTACGAATTATTTCTTATAA
- a CDS encoding ABC transporter ATP-binding protein → MFKTFTEPFRHPRPKFELGEGKGIFSRKTSAKAKNWSATLGRIWSYLARRKGKLSLVLFMVLLSSGLALLGPYLIGVAVDEFLEDASKTGGSAGPSWIYFLIGLAVVYVLQALTTWLHNIWMIGIAQETVYRMRMDLFSHLHRLPIPFYGKRQQGEIMSRLTNDIENVSSTLNSSAIQIFSSVLTLVGTLSVMLWLSPLLTLLTFLVVPLMALGMRWITRRTGPLFKERQRNLGELNGYIEETLSGQRIIKAFSQEDRVIREFGERNAKIRMSGFWAQTISGFIPKLMNGLNNLSFAIVAGIGGIMAIKGYITIGVIIIFESYARQFTRPLNDLANQWNTLLSAIAGAERVFEVLDEEVEAKDEGAAVKLESVKGAVSFKDVSFSYEKDGDTLEGITFEAKPGEMIALVGPTGAGKTTLIQLLSRFYDPDGGIITLDGRDLSSIQRESLRSHMAFVLQDSFLFEGTIRDNIRFGRLNASDEEVEEAAKLANAHSFIMRLNDGYDKVLKQGGNGISQGQKQLLAIARAILANPSMLVLDEATSSIDTVTEIKIQEGLQRLMKGRTSFVIAHRLNTIRQADRILVLKEGRLLEQGSHDELLKQGGFYSDLYHSQLKRAAM, encoded by the coding sequence ATGTTCAAAACATTCACTGAACCGTTCCGTCATCCGAGGCCGAAGTTTGAGCTGGGGGAAGGCAAAGGCATATTCAGTCGGAAGACAAGTGCCAAAGCAAAGAATTGGTCGGCCACACTGGGACGCATATGGTCATATCTGGCACGCCGGAAGGGCAAGCTTTCCCTTGTCCTGTTCATGGTGCTGCTCAGCTCGGGACTGGCGCTTTTGGGGCCATATTTGATTGGCGTTGCCGTGGATGAATTTTTGGAGGACGCCAGCAAAACCGGGGGATCCGCAGGGCCTTCATGGATATATTTTTTGATCGGACTCGCGGTTGTATATGTGCTTCAGGCGCTTACCACCTGGCTTCACAACATATGGATGATTGGGATCGCACAAGAAACGGTGTATCGGATGCGAATGGATCTGTTTTCACATCTGCACCGGCTCCCGATCCCGTTCTATGGAAAAAGACAACAGGGCGAAATTATGAGCCGCCTGACCAATGATATTGAAAATGTAAGCTCCACGCTGAACAGCTCGGCGATTCAGATCTTCTCCAGTGTGCTGACACTGGTCGGCACGCTGTCGGTCATGCTGTGGCTTAGTCCGCTGCTGACACTGCTCACATTTCTGGTGGTGCCGCTTATGGCGCTCGGTATGCGCTGGATTACGCGCCGCACAGGTCCGCTCTTCAAGGAACGGCAACGCAACTTAGGGGAGCTGAACGGTTACATCGAAGAGACACTCTCCGGGCAGCGCATTATTAAAGCGTTCTCCCAAGAGGATCGGGTTATCCGCGAGTTCGGGGAACGTAATGCCAAGATCCGGATGTCTGGCTTTTGGGCACAGACGATTTCGGGCTTCATTCCAAAGCTAATGAATGGTCTGAACAACCTTAGCTTTGCGATTGTAGCCGGTATTGGCGGTATTATGGCCATTAAGGGCTATATCACGATTGGAGTCATCATTATTTTTGAAAGCTATGCAAGGCAGTTCACAAGACCGCTGAATGATCTGGCGAACCAGTGGAATACGCTGCTGTCTGCTATCGCAGGGGCAGAGCGGGTGTTCGAAGTGCTTGATGAAGAGGTGGAGGCCAAAGATGAAGGTGCTGCTGTTAAGCTCGAAAGTGTGAAGGGGGCTGTCTCCTTCAAAGACGTCTCTTTTTCGTATGAAAAAGACGGTGATACGCTGGAAGGCATTACATTTGAGGCGAAGCCCGGAGAGATGATTGCCTTGGTTGGACCGACAGGGGCAGGCAAAACGACATTAATTCAGCTGCTGTCACGGTTCTATGATCCGGATGGCGGGATCATTACGCTGGACGGACGTGATTTGTCGTCAATTCAGCGGGAGAGTCTGCGATCGCATATGGCATTCGTATTGCAAGATTCATTTCTGTTTGAAGGAACGATCCGGGACAATATCCGATTCGGACGGCTTAATGCAAGCGATGAGGAAGTCGAAGAGGCGGCAAAGCTTGCCAATGCACATTCTTTTATCATGCGTCTGAATGATGGGTACGATAAGGTGCTCAAGCAGGGAGGAAATGGGATCAGTCAAGGACAGAAGCAGCTGCTCGCTATTGCCCGGGCAATTCTTGCCAATCCTTCTATGCTTGTGCTGGATGAAGCGACCAGCAGTATTGATACCGTGACAGAGATCAAGATTCAAGAAGGATTGCAGCGTCTTATGAAGGGACGAACGAGCTTTGTTATCGCGCACCGGCTGAACACAATCCGCCAAGCGGACCGAATATTGGTGCTTAAAGAAGGACGGCTGCTGGAACAGGGATCACACGATGAGCTGCTGAAGCAGGGTGGGTTCTACAGCGATTTGTACCACAGTCAGCTGAAGCGAGCTGCCATGTAA
- a CDS encoding thioredoxin family protein: protein MNLRQMKSLNEINQVIENEPLVLLIIKTGQCGVCESVEAKVSLMLESRPDMTGVYVYMEDAPDVASAYLALSAPMVLLFYEGKEVDRIARFVRFDELDHVLSQYEELLK, encoded by the coding sequence ATGAATTTGCGGCAAATGAAGTCGTTAAATGAAATTAATCAGGTGATCGAGAACGAACCGCTCGTCCTACTCATCATTAAAACCGGTCAATGCGGTGTGTGCGAATCTGTGGAGGCTAAGGTTTCCCTTATGCTGGAGTCTCGGCCTGACATGACTGGCGTCTACGTATATATGGAGGACGCTCCTGATGTGGCCTCAGCGTATTTGGCACTTTCCGCACCGATGGTACTGCTGTTTTACGAGGGGAAGGAAGTAGACCGTATCGCTCGCTTTGTCCGCTTTGACGAGCTGGATCATGTGTTGTCACAGTACGAGGAATTGCTTAAATAG